The window TTGACTGGAGGTATCTGGCCTTTAATATTAGCCGGGAGGATACAGAAGAGGCAATCAAAGCATTTCGTGTACTTAGAATGAGGGGCGCAAACATTACCATGCCCTGCAAGCAGGCTGTCATCCCCTATCTTGACTGGGTTTCGCCTGCCGTAAAATTATCTGGTGCATGCAATACGATTGTGAATGACAATGGGTTCCTCAAAGGTTATATTACAGACGGAGAGGGGTATGTGATGAATTTGCAGAGCCATGGTATGGATATACAGGAGAAAAGGATTACAATTCTCGGGGCCGGAGGCGCTGCAACGGCAATACAAGTCCAGGTGCTGCTGGACGGTGCTGCTGAAATCAATGTTTTTAACAAAAAGGATGGTTTCTGGAACTTAGCAGAGGAGAAAATACAAAAGTTGCAGGATTCGTTTCCAAATCAGAGGATTTCTCTATATGATCTGGACAATCAAGAGCTTTTACAGGAAAAAATACAAAAGAGCGATGTCCTGACTAATGCTACAAGGGTAGGCATGGCACCTCTAAAAGATGTGAGTTTGATACAGGATACCTCGGTGTTTGGGGAGCGTCTGCTGGTAACAGATTGTGTATACAATCCCATAAAAACGAAACTTCTGGCCGCAGCGGAAGAAAGCGGCAGCCAAATTGCGGATGGATTGGGAATGCTCATCTATCAGGGAGCCGCAGCAGCAAAGCTCTATACAGGCATGGATATGCCTGTGGATGAAATAAAAGAACACTTCTTTAAATCTGAATCATAAGGAGACGGGATATATGAACCAAAGAAAATATTACCCTGCGGCAGTGGCGTTGTATATTACATATTTTATACTTGGAATCGCTGCTACCATTGTGGGACAGTATAAGCAGGAATTTGCCGCAGCATGGGGGGCAGGAAGGCTGGCAGACGGAACTTTCGAAATCAGCAGTGTTATGACTGTGATTGCGGCGATAGGACTTGGAAGGCTGATAGCTTTTCCGGTAGCAGGCCCTTTTTCTGACCGGTTTGGGAGGAAGAAGAGTGCATTGGTGGGAATGGCATTCTTTACAGTATTTTTTGCCGGCCTGCCGTTTACAACAAGTACTGCTGCCGCGTATGTCCTGCTTATGTGCAGCGGAATGGGAAATTCTTTTCTGGACACCAGCGTCACCCCTTCCTGTATGGAGATTTTCAGTGAAAACGGTGCAGTGGCTAATCTGTTTACAAAATTTTCAATGTCTATTGGGCAGTTCCTTCTACCCATCCTAATCATTTTCTTCAGCAGAATGGGAATGACGTACCATATTTTGTTTTTCATGGCGGCAGGACTTGTAGTAATAGATGCTGCTGCAATTTTTATACTCCCTCTTCCTGCAAGCGGGGGAGGGGCGGTAAAAAATAAGGAGAAGAGAAGCAAGATCAGATTTTCTCCGGCATTGCTCCTGTTAATCGGCATAGGGTTTACTTCATCGGCTACCTTCATGATTTTTATGAACTGCAACCAAGAGCTGGGTGTCTTATATGGAATGACAAATCCCCAGCTCATACAATCATTTTATTCTGTGGGAATTGTATCAGCTATACTAGTCACTTCCCTTTTAGTAAATAAAGGGGTCAAACCTATCCGTATCCTGGTTGTGTATCCGATGGCAGCGCTGCTGGTCCTGCTGCTGATGTATATGATAAAAGCTCCTCAGGTCTGTCTGATAGGAGGTTACCTGATAGGTTTTTTTGCAGCAGGGGGAGTTCTTCAGCTTACAACATCCACTGCAAATGAAATGTATCCAGAACATAAAGGCACTATTACAGCAATGGTTATGTTTGCATCTTCAGTTTCAAACTATGTTGTAATAAATGCTGCCGGCGTACTGGCCAAAACAGGGGGCGTTAATGGCCCGAGAAATATTTTGCTTTTTAATATGTCGGTAACATGTATAGGGGTTTTATTTGCTGTTGTATTGAATATTAGATATGGAAATGAAATGAAACGATAACAGGAGAGAAATGGAAAGAGAATTATTAAACTTTAGGGAAATCATCGGTGATTGTGACAGAGAAATCGTACAGGCATTAAAGACGCGGATGGAATGTATTGGAGGAATTATTCAATATAAAAGAAAACATGGCATGCCGGTCCTGCAGCCAGAACAGGAGAGGAAACAGCTGCTGCAGGTTCAGGAAGAGATAGGGGAAACAATATTTGGAGAAGAGATTGTCCATATTTTTGAAAGAATCATGGAAAATAGCAGAAAAATCCAGGCAAAGGCGCTGTTTGACAGGAACATCCTTCTAATAGGGTTCATGGGAGCTGGAAAATCAACAGTTTCGGCATATCTGGGGAAAATGCTGGCAATGGAAACCATAGAAATGGATGGATACATAGAAGAAAAGGAAGGTATGAAAATCAGCCAGATTTTTGACGCCTATGGAGAAGAGTACTTCAGAAATTGTGAAAGTAATACTTTAATTGAGCTGCAAAATAAAGACCATGCGGTTATCTCATGCGGTGGGGGCGTTCCCCTCCGGCCTCAAAATGTGGAACTAATGAAAAAGAATGGGTATGTGGTCTGGCTGACAGCAAAGCCAGAAGAAATTTTGGAACGTGTAAAAGACGGCACAGACAGGCCGCTGCTGAACGGCAATATGAATATACCTTTTATTGACGGCATGATGGAAAGCAGAAAGGATAAATACAGCGCTGCCGCTGATCTAATGATTGATACAACAGGAAAAGGAATTGGCGTAATATGTGAAGAACTGCTGCAGAAGCTTTCTGCCGTGCAGAATAAATAAAAAGAGAAAGGAAAAGGAGGAAACAAACATGTCAAAACAATATCCAATAACAATCAGTTCCTGGACACTGGGAGACAAATGTACATTTGAGGAAAGGGTGAAAGCGGCGAAAGACGCGGGATTTGAGGGGATCGGACTTAGGGCGGAAACGTATGTGGACGCCTTAAATGAGGGACTTTCGGACAGTGGGATCTTGGGCATTCTTAAAGAGTATGGCATGCGTGTGACAGAGGTAGAGTATATTGTCCAGTGGGCGGAAGAGAACAGAAGCTATGAACAGAAATATAAAGAGCAGATGTGTTTCCATATGTGTGAGTTATTTGGCGTAGCCCATATCAATTGCGGTTTGATGGAGGCGTATTCCGTGGAGTATACTGCACAGAAGTTAAAAGAGCTGTGTGCAAGAGCCGGACATCTGATCATCGGAGTGGAGCCGATGCCCTACAGCGGGATTCCCAACGTAAAGAGAGCCTGGGAAATCGTAGATGCAAGCAACTGTGAAAATGCAAAAATCATACTGGATTCCTGGCATTGGCTCAGAGCCTGTCAGCCGGTTGAACTCAGTGTGCTGGAGGGGATTCCGGCAGAGAAGATTGTGTCTGTGCAGATCAATGATGTCTATGAGAGAGCCTATGCCCAAAATGTGTTGAGAGACGAGTCCATGCACGACAGGCTGGCGCCGGGGACGGGATGTGGGAATACGGAGGCCTTCTGCCGGATGCTGAAAGAAAAAGGGGTAAAACCGCTTGCGTTTGGCGTAGAGGTGATCAGCGATAAAATTTTGTCTTGTGGCGTGGCAGAGGCGGCAGCATACAATTATGAAAATACAAAAAAAGTGCTGGAGCATGCATGGCCGGAAATATTATCTGAGTGATACGAAAGAAGAGGAGGCGAGGATATGAAGTTTGAAGCGATGTTTCAGCCGGTTA of the Luxibacter massiliensis genome contains:
- the aroE gene encoding shikimate dehydrogenase, translated to MITGTTRLLGLFGSPVKHSMSPAMYNYCFKKWKIDWRYLAFNISREDTEEAIKAFRVLRMRGANITMPCKQAVIPYLDWVSPAVKLSGACNTIVNDNGFLKGYITDGEGYVMNLQSHGMDIQEKRITILGAGGAATAIQVQVLLDGAAEINVFNKKDGFWNLAEEKIQKLQDSFPNQRISLYDLDNQELLQEKIQKSDVLTNATRVGMAPLKDVSLIQDTSVFGERLLVTDCVYNPIKTKLLAAAEESGSQIADGLGMLIYQGAAAAKLYTGMDMPVDEIKEHFFKSES
- a CDS encoding MFS transporter → MNQRKYYPAAVALYITYFILGIAATIVGQYKQEFAAAWGAGRLADGTFEISSVMTVIAAIGLGRLIAFPVAGPFSDRFGRKKSALVGMAFFTVFFAGLPFTTSTAAAYVLLMCSGMGNSFLDTSVTPSCMEIFSENGAVANLFTKFSMSIGQFLLPILIIFFSRMGMTYHILFFMAAGLVVIDAAAIFILPLPASGGGAVKNKEKRSKIRFSPALLLLIGIGFTSSATFMIFMNCNQELGVLYGMTNPQLIQSFYSVGIVSAILVTSLLVNKGVKPIRILVVYPMAALLVLLLMYMIKAPQVCLIGGYLIGFFAAGGVLQLTTSTANEMYPEHKGTITAMVMFASSVSNYVVINAAGVLAKTGGVNGPRNILLFNMSVTCIGVLFAVVLNIRYGNEMKR
- a CDS encoding shikimate kinase, yielding MERELLNFREIIGDCDREIVQALKTRMECIGGIIQYKRKHGMPVLQPEQERKQLLQVQEEIGETIFGEEIVHIFERIMENSRKIQAKALFDRNILLIGFMGAGKSTVSAYLGKMLAMETIEMDGYIEEKEGMKISQIFDAYGEEYFRNCESNTLIELQNKDHAVISCGGGVPLRPQNVELMKKNGYVVWLTAKPEEILERVKDGTDRPLLNGNMNIPFIDGMMESRKDKYSAAADLMIDTTGKGIGVICEELLQKLSAVQNK
- a CDS encoding sugar phosphate isomerase/epimerase family protein; amino-acid sequence: MSKQYPITISSWTLGDKCTFEERVKAAKDAGFEGIGLRAETYVDALNEGLSDSGILGILKEYGMRVTEVEYIVQWAEENRSYEQKYKEQMCFHMCELFGVAHINCGLMEAYSVEYTAQKLKELCARAGHLIIGVEPMPYSGIPNVKRAWEIVDASNCENAKIILDSWHWLRACQPVELSVLEGIPAEKIVSVQINDVYERAYAQNVLRDESMHDRLAPGTGCGNTEAFCRMLKEKGVKPLAFGVEVISDKILSCGVAEAAAYNYENTKKVLEHAWPEILSE